From a single Fusobacterium ulcerans ATCC 49185 genomic region:
- a CDS encoding TAXI family TRAP transporter solute-binding subunit, which yields MKNFKVSKVVSSFVLLLVLGISTYAAGVKYISIATSSAGGAFSIIGTAMSDIINKNDSNVSANIEITGGSSENILLARNKNVELAMTASDVLALALEGKGSFEGKKIDKDDLRGVMGGHMTTLQVYTLRDGKIKSFKDLKGKKIAVGPAGSVAGDAMKTIMDAYGYEINKDWKPEYLSHGDGAEALTDGNVDAVCIMSTLPASPVTTAAASRPIRLLGLEKEYFDKIMTECPYYIPAKIAANVYNGQDEEIEYTFGSASILITYRDMPEEDIYNMAKALFENNELLVAAYPQCNEWNIENATRGLEGLVEMHPGVIKYLKEKGIMN from the coding sequence ATGAAAAACTTTAAAGTTTCAAAGGTCGTTAGCAGTTTTGTTTTATTGTTAGTATTGGGAATATCTACATATGCAGCTGGGGTGAAATATATTTCTATTGCCACATCAAGTGCAGGGGGAGCTTTTTCTATTATTGGAACAGCAATGTCTGATATCATAAATAAAAATGATTCAAATGTTTCTGCTAATATAGAAATAACTGGAGGCTCATCAGAGAATATTTTACTGGCTAGAAATAAAAATGTGGAGTTAGCTATGACAGCTTCAGATGTATTGGCTCTTGCATTGGAAGGTAAGGGAAGTTTTGAAGGTAAAAAAATAGATAAAGATGATCTAAGAGGTGTAATGGGTGGACATATGACAACATTACAGGTATATACACTAAGAGATGGGAAAATAAAAAGTTTTAAAGATTTGAAAGGAAAGAAAATAGCTGTAGGTCCTGCAGGAAGTGTTGCTGGAGATGCAATGAAAACTATAATGGATGCTTATGGATATGAAATAAATAAAGATTGGAAACCAGAGTATCTATCTCATGGGGATGGGGCAGAGGCTTTAACAGATGGAAATGTAGATGCAGTATGTATAATGAGTACTTTACCTGCTTCACCAGTTACAACAGCAGCAGCTTCAAGACCTATTCGTTTGCTAGGATTAGAAAAAGAATATTTTGATAAAATAATGACAGAATGCCCATATTATATTCCAGCTAAAATAGCTGCTAATGTATATAATGGACAAGATGAAGAAATAGAATATACTTTTGGAAGTGCAAGTATTTTAATAACTTACAGAGATATGCCAGAAGAAGATATTTATAATATGGCAAAAGCTTTATTTGAAAACAATGAGCTATTAGTGGCAGCTTATCCTCAATGTAATGAGTGGAACATTGAGAATGCTACTAGAGGGTTAGAAGGATTGGTAGAAATGCATCCAGGAGTTATAAAATATCTGAAAGAAAAAGGGATTATGAATTAA
- a CDS encoding adhesion protein FadA translates to MKKILIGCILAVSAVSYSATDVMSTFEQLELNLQQLEAEERAMYNQRKAEAEEAEKTLAAQRKMYAEISEKEKRIISVKDNKFYKDQYQELARKYGEAKKELEIDMGKQEEIIKMFEVIK, encoded by the coding sequence ATGAAAAAAATATTAATAGGATGTATTTTAGCAGTATCAGCAGTATCATATTCAGCAACAGATGTAATGTCAACATTTGAACAGCTTGAACTTAATCTTCAACAGTTAGAAGCTGAAGAAAGAGCTATGTATAATCAAAGAAAAGCAGAGGCTGAAGAAGCTGAAAAAACTCTGGCAGCTCAAAGAAAAATGTATGCAGAGATTTCAGAAAAAGAAAAGAGAATAATAAGTGTGAAAGATAATAAATTTTATAAAGATCAATATCAAGAATTAGCAAGAAAATATGGAGAGGCTAAAAAAGAATTGGAAATAGATATGGGGAAACAGGAAGAAATAATAAAAATGTTTGAAGTTATAAAATAA
- a CDS encoding GntR family transcriptional regulator, giving the protein MKYIVYSVITVISKITKGVSIVVEENFQTASDIAYRIISQKILDGEFSPGMKLSRRKMAEVAGVSVIPVIEALKKLEENYLVESKPQWGSYVIVPTKEKIIENYQLREAIECQSARILSKTMTKEQCEELMIIATELDTIPYTAETVFDSRNSHILFHAKLTEFTGNSLLINTLKKINMFWILCKAIGTNAPKATYPRYWHRYLIDTIAKGNPDEAEKLMRVHVNDSLELIIANL; this is encoded by the coding sequence ATGAAATATATTGTTTATAGTGTTATAACAGTAATTTCGAAAATAACCAAAGGAGTGAGTATAGTGGTAGAAGAGAATTTCCAAACCGCATCAGATATAGCTTATAGAATAATTTCACAAAAAATTTTAGATGGAGAATTTTCTCCTGGAATGAAATTATCAAGGAGAAAAATGGCAGAAGTAGCAGGAGTTAGTGTAATTCCTGTAATAGAAGCTTTAAAAAAATTGGAAGAAAACTATTTGGTTGAATCAAAACCTCAATGGGGATCTTATGTTATAGTTCCAACAAAAGAAAAAATTATAGAAAATTATCAGCTTAGAGAAGCAATAGAATGTCAATCAGCAAGAATATTATCTAAGACTATGACTAAAGAACAGTGTGAAGAATTAATGATAATAGCTACAGAATTAGATACTATACCCTATACTGCAGAAACAGTTTTTGATAGCAGAAATTCTCACATTTTATTTCATGCAAAACTTACTGAATTTACAGGAAATAGTTTGTTGATAAATACTTTAAAAAAAATAAATATGTTCTGGATTTTATGTAAAGCAATAGGAACAAATGCACCTAAGGCTACTTATCCAAGATATTGGCATAGATATTTAATTGATACTATTGCAAAAGGAAATCCTGATGAAGCAGAAAAATTAATGAGAGTACATGTGAATGATTCTTTAGAATTGATAATAGCAAATTTGTAA